GTGTATGTGGATGTTGATACTTGTTGGAGGCTTGTTGGTGATCAAGCTTGGTTTGGGGCTGTTTGATTGAGTTTGGAGGGGCTGTAATTTTGAGTTGTGAGGCTGCCTTGGGTGAACTAAgtgatcggccaaggtatggtttaagtttcgCACGTTTAATATTTACAGTATtatgaaaacttaggttagaagaaccataggataagttgaattgtTAATGACATTAATGAGTAGCTTGGTATTgttgttagtataatttttgGTGAACATATATTGGGAATAGGAGGCCTTgaggttattaattttatgcCCTTGGACTTGCTTATGATGGATTGTATTGGTGTTGGTATAGATTGATGATTATGGTTGATGTTTGTTCTTGAAAAATTGTTATGTGAATTGATGGTTTAACGCATGTATGAGAGTTGATGATGGCATTAATGGATTGGTAATATGTTGATGGAATATTGTGTGTGAACTGTTGATATTGCATAAGTGGAATGGTAATTGTGAAGGGTTGTTCATATATATTCACATATGATTTATACTAAACGCAATCTAAGATTATGGCTTATTGGATTGTTTAAAAATAGCTTGAAACGGCTGTTGGTGAGGTAGAAATGGAAGTGTTAGCAAATGTATGTGTTATAGGTAAGGAATTGTGAATGTGGTGAAAATGAGGTTTTGAAAGTGCTTTTGTAAAAATGATTTTGGGTGAACTTTGAAGGTCCATAATTTATTCCACAAATTCTTGTTTGAGTTGTGATTTGTTGCAAATAATAGATGGTTTTAAAACCTTTTGATTGATATCAACTTTGTGGGAAATGGAATTTTGTGGAGAAAGTTATGGACGTTGCAAGTTTAGTGTTTAAATCTGAGTTCAAGGTGACCAAACCGGTTTTGACTATTTTTAAaccaattttccatttctaaacctctattttcttcCCTTTAAGGCTTAAACTATGATTCTAGGTCCAGTAGATAAAAGAAGCTAGGAAAACAAAATaacttgaaggtgaagaaagTTGTAAATAGTGGCTTTtatgaagaaaataaggatgttAATGAAGTTTAATGTTAAAGTTTGATACTTGATGATGTATTGATGATAATTGCCATGGCTTATGAATAatgatatctgagatacgagtttccttgGGTAAGAACCGTGGCTcgccaccacgtgttccaggttgaatctcgatactctgttgaccctacgtcgtaagggtgaccgggcacgtataaattccCGGGTATGGATACCCCCATTGAGCGATGATATGATAATTGAATGTGAactctatgcatagactcttggggatgcgcgacgagggacagtctaaggttttcggacttgtcgggttggctggataaccgacagatgggcCCCATCAGccgtaggacaggcatgcatcatatgcatttgtttgtatTGATTGCTATGCATTTCCTGGGTATGCCTAATTGATATATATCATCTGCTACCTGTTATATTTGCTACTTGCACTATCTGCTCATTACTTGTGCGTGaacttgtttggttgcttgtctTTGCTGCATTGTAGATGATGGAGGGGTAGAGGAAAAAGTGAAATGCTTTGGTGTTAGGTTAGGTTAGAAATTGAGTAAGTTAGGTATTAAGTTAAGTAGATTTAGAATACCTACCCCTGTTTATGGTTTCTATTTAGTAATTAAGTTGGATAACTAAAtaacggagttctaggattgcctatggcattctcatgaccttatttattatgtattgttttgttgtttttcagatgcaggtcgagaggctcctcgctaggcgtctggattCTGGAAAGCGAAGTAgttcttgggtgtattttggtttctatttgtatatatgtatatatatatgtagctCACTCTCCAAGTAACTTATGTATGctgctcctcttagaggttgagggAGAGATAGGAGTTTACTTTGgtattttggtatattttggggatacttatgtatgtttatatgtatatatatatatatcctccgGCCAGCCTTAACTTCACAAATTGAGTCAGGAGCTAGTTATGCTATTTCCTTGGCTTTCCTTTACTCTTCTGCTTATCTTTATCATTTCTGATTAGGTTTCGCACGCAAGTAATCCTATtccttgagcgttgcgctttttgTTTTGCGATTCTTATTTACCCACTTtgtttcaaggctcctagtatatttttttttcagtattATATGTATATCTTTACTATTAGAGGTCTGTAATACCACACTACCTCTGTTCTATGACTTAAGCGTAAAACACTgtgtagtagggtgttacatattacatacgagaaaccaaaaccatgcCTTAGCCGATTTCTTTCCTAAGCCAAAAATACCCAAATTGATAAGGTCACAAGCCTTCAACACCAAAAATACAAGGCATagctaccgcacggctaatcatctgtcggttcttactTGTGTCaaaataggatctctctatccttttgcacactgtcactgcgcccaacattcgtaagtttgaaactcgtcacagtcatctccttccaaatcctactcaaaataccacagacaaagtttagacttttcagatctcaggaatgctgccaattagtgctagcctctaccacgaaggttgTAATCTCACGGACTCGGTCCATGGATCAGAGACCCCTTTCTGAGGGACCTCGAATCCGACCGATGCTGATAATTGGATACAGGCCATTGAGCGAGCATTACAGGCTCAACAGGTTCCGGATGAGCAATGGGTTGAGTTTGGGACCTACCAGTTGCATGGTGAAGCTCAGCACTGGTGGCAGGGCATGAGGCGCATTCTGCAACCTGATGGGATTGTGATATCTTGGGAGTTGTTCCGAGAtgaattctataaaaaatatttcccTACTTCAGTTAGAAATGCCAGAGAACTTGAACTGCTTCAGCTTAAACAGGGGCAGATGACTATCACTGAATATACCAGTAAATTTGAGGAATTGTGCCGCTTCTCACGCATCTGTCAGGGAGCTCCTGAGGACTTTGCCGAGTGGAAATGTATAAAGTATGAAGGAGGCCTTAGGAGTGACGTTCAGAGCTTTGTGGCGCCTATGCAGATTTGGGTGTTTTCTGAGCTGGTGAATAGGAGCAGGGTGGCGGAGGAATGTGTCAGAAGAGCTGCAGCAGAAAGAGGGAGTCTGAGGACGCCATTCCAGAGGACCACAGGGAGAAACTTTGCACCCAGAGGCAGACAGTTCAAGCGTGGTGGCTTTGTTCCTCAGAACAATCAGGGGCAAGGCAGCTCCAGGAAGTCTAATACCAGTGCTAATCAGGGAAGGAGACAGGGAAAGCAGCCACAGCAGGATATGAGTTGCCACAGATGTGGGAAGTATCACTCAGGACCATGCAGGTTTGGGACTGGAGTCTGTTACTCTTGTGGGCAGCCGGGACACTTGGCTAGTAGTTGCCCCGAGAAGAAGGGGTATGAGACAGGCAGGGTGCAGCAACCAGGAAGGGTATACACTACTTCTTCTATAGGCGCTGAAGGGTCAGAGGCATTGATCCGAGGTAAATGTGAGATGGTGGGTAAAACTTTGAATGCTTTGTTTGATTCTGGAGCTTCACATACTTTTATAGCATTTGAGAAGGCTGATGAGCTAGGACTGAAAATAGTAATACTGGGGTATGATTTAAAGGTATATAATGCTACCCACGAGGCTATGGTGACTAGATTAGGGTGCCCCCAAGTTCCTTTTCGAGTACAAGGGCGTGATTTCGTGCATAACTTAATTTGTTTGCCGATGACTGGTCTTGATCTCATtctgggattggactggttatccaAGAATCGCGTTCTATTAGATTGCTCGGCGAAAACAATGTATTTTATGCCTGAAGACACTGAAGGGCCGGTTATAGTGAATAATTACTATTTGAATTccatgatggtgaactgttctggGGCTGAATGTCAGGGGATATTGTTTCTAGCTGCaggtgtttcgggtgatgatcaagacTTAGAACAAATCCCAGTTGTATGTGAGTTTCCGGAGGTGTTCcctgatgatattgatgaatttCCACCGAAACGGGaagttgagtttgctattgatttAGTACCTGGGGCCGGACCAATCTCGAGTGCTCCTTACAGGATGTCGCCTCTGGAGATGGCCGAATTAAAATCTCAACTGGAGGATCTGTTGGGTAAAAATTTTATCCAACCAAGTGTATCTCCGTGGGGTGCGCCAGTATTACTGGTGAAAAAGAAAGATGGAAGCATGCGCTTATGTGTTGACTATAGGCAGCTAAATAAAGTTACAGTGAAGAATAAATATCCGTTGCCAAGGATTGATGACTTGATGGACCAATTACAAGGAGCCGGTGTGTTCTCTAAAATTGATCTACGATCCGGATACCACCAGATAAGGGTCAGAGATGAGGACATTCCCAAAACTGCCTTCAGAACGCGCTATGGTCACTATGAATATACCGTTATGTCCTTCGGACTAACTAACGCTCCGGCTATATTCATGGATTATATGAACAGAATTTTCCATCCATATCTggataaatttgttgttgtGTTTATTGACGACATTCTTATCTATTCTAAGACCGAGGATGAACATGCAGAACACTTGCGAACAGTGCTACAAATTCTGAAGGATAGGAAGTTGTATGCCAAGCTATCCAAGTGTGAGTTCTGGAAGTCTGAAGTGAAGTTCCTTGGTCATGTGGTGAGTAAGCATGGAATAGCAGTAGATCCTGCTAAGGTTGAGGCGGTGATGAATTGGGAGCGACCAACTTCAGTGACGGAAATCAGGAGTTTCTTAGGTTTGGCGGGTTATTATCGGAGGTTCATTAAAGGATTTTCACAGCTCGCTTTACCCTTGACTAAGCTAACCAGGAAGGATGTTCCTTTTGtgtggactcctgagtgcgaggagagttTCCTTGCCTTAAAGCAGAGATTGACTACCGCCCCTGTATTAGTGTTGCCTGACCCGAGAGAACCATTCGAGGTGTACTGTGATGCGTCCTTGAAAGGTTTAGGATGCGTGTTCATGCAACATCATAAGGTTGTAGCTTATGCCTCACGTCAATTAAGACCTCATGAAAGAAACTATCCAACTCATGATCTGGAACTTGCGGCCATTGTCTTTGCCTTGAAGATTtggaggcattatctctatggAGTGAAATTTCAAGTCTTCTCTGACCATAAGAGTCTAAAGTATCTGTTTGAGCAAAAAGAATTGAATATGcgtcagaggaggtggatggaactTCTAAAGGATTATGACTTCGAGCTAAACTATCATCCAGGAAAGGCGAATGTAGTGGCGGATGCCTTGAGTAGGAAATCCCTATGTGCTGCTTGGATGATGCTAAGAGAGGAAGAGTTGTTGAGAGCCTTCCAAGGATTGAAACTGGGAATCAGAGAGGAGTTTGGGACTTTATGCCTAAGCCAGTTACAGATCTCAAGTGACTTCAAGGCTGAACTGATAAAGGCTCATCAGAATAACCAAGAATTGTATAAGATTTTGCCGGCGATTGAGAAAGGCAAGCAATGGAGAGTGTCAGAAGATAAAGATGGGTTGTGGAGGTTCAAGGGCCGAATAATTGTGCCAGATATCGGGGATTTGCGACAGAACATATTGGAGGAAGCACATAAGAGCGGGTTCTCCATTCATCCTGGAAGCACTAAGATGTACCAAGACTTAAAAAcgatgttctggtggccaggAATGAAAAATGATGTGGCGTTACATGTTTCTAAATGCCTAACTTGTCAGAAAGTTAAGATTGAACACCAAAAGCCAGCAGGAACCCTTCAACCTTTGGAGATTCCACAGTGGAAATGGGAGAGCATTGCTATGGATTTTGTATTGGGCTTACCAAGAACTCGGACCGGTTGTGATGCTATTTGGGTGGTTATAGACCGACTGACCAAGTCAGCTCATTTTCTACCTATTCGGATAAATTGTTCTATGGAGGAGTTAGCACGCTTATATATAAAGGAAATTGTGAGGTTACATGGCGTACCTTCCACCATTGTATCGGATAGAGATCCTCGCTTTACATCACGGTTCTGGAGTGCTTTTCAGCGAGCTTTTGGCACCCAATTAAGCCTAAGCACTGCCTATCATCCTCAGACGGATGGCCAATCAAAAAGAACAATACAAACCTTGGAAGACATGTtaagagcttgtgttttggatcaACCGATGAGCTGGGATCGATATATGCCTCTAGTAGAATTTGCTTATAACAATAGCTATCATGCGAGTATTGGAATGGCTCCATATGAGGCTTTGTATGGAAGAAAATGCCAGTCTCCATTATGTTGGTACGAAGCAAGAGAAAAGAGCTTGATAGGACCGGAAATGGTAAGTGAAACCACTgaacaaataaagagaattcGGAGTCGAATGCTTGAAGCTCAAAACCGTCAGAAGAGCTATGCTGACCGAAGacgaaagcccttagaattcgAGGAAGGAGAACACGTTTTCTTGAAAGTTACTCCGACCACTGGAATAGGGAGGTCCATCAAAACCAAGAAGTTAAATCCCCGCTACATTGGGCCATTCGAAATCCTGAAGAGAATTGGACCAGTGGCATATAAGATCGCGTTACCACCacatctttcgaacctgcatGACGTGTTCCACGTATCGCAGCTTCGTAAATACACTTTTGATCCTAGTCATGTCCTAGAGCCGGAATCAGTCCAAGTGAGAGAAGACCTGACGCTTCCAGTAACTCCGGTTAGGATTGATGATACCAGCACCAAACGTCTCCGCGGAAAGGAAGTTTATTTGGTGAAAGTAGCTTGGAGTCGGGCTGGTATTGAAGAACATACCTGGGAGCTTGAATCAGAGATGCGAAAGGACTACCCACACCTCTTTTCAGGTAATTCCCTCtaaattttgaggacaaaattcctaattaggtgggtaggatgtaaaccccgctaaaatcggtaaattattagttaataaattgaattttagttAGGAATGCTAAAAATgcaaaactaatatcaaaataggatagGGCTCGTCGAAACGAAAATTTTGATaccaatttcgaaaatttggccCAAAAACGGACCGAAAGGGccaaaccggttgaaccggggCCCAAACCGGCCCGTGggtccaaccggacccaaacACTTAAATGAGGCAGCAGCTCTTTTCTTCCTCACAAGCTGCTGCGACGCCATTACAGCAAGGGAGGGAGAGGAGATTCACAAACCCTCACCATTCCTTCCAACTACCATAACTTTCTCATCCgggctccgatcgccgcaccgtttgcggccacgcgtcggGCTTGTCGagcttttcaattttatccaaACAAAACAGTAAGTGAATCGGTTTTTCCTAGCTTCATTTCTGCTGGTATATGAATTTCGAGTTTAAGGTTTGAGAAACTCAATccctttatgatttttttatgttttagggGTTCACTAGACTTGATTTCTTGTGGGTATTGCCCAAGGATCAGTGGGTAAAGGTAAGAGATCTCAAACCCTAATAAAATTTCTGAATTTAGGCATTTGGGTATTGAGTTGTTATGTTGGATATGTTAATTGTGGTTTAGGTAATGTGTATGTGGATGTTGATACTTGTTGGAGGCTTGTTGGTGATCAAGCTTGGTTTGGGGCTGTTTGATTGAGTTTGGAGGGGCTGTAATTTTGAGTTGTGAGGCTGCCTTGGGTGAACTAAgtgatcggccaaggtatggtttaagtttcgCACGTTTAATATTTACAGTATtatgaaaacttaggttagaagaaccataggataagttgaattgtTAATGACATTAATGAGTAGCTTGGTATTgttgttagtataatttttgGTGAACATATATTGGGAATAGGAGGCCTTgaggttattaattttatgcCCTTGGACTTGCTTATGAAGCATTGTGTTGGTGTTGGTATAGATTGATGATTATGGTTGATGTTTGTTCTTGAAAAATTGTTATGTGAATTGATGGTTTAACGCATGTATGAGAGTTGATGATGGCATTAATGGATTGGTAATATGTTGATGGAATATTGTGTGTGAACccacgtgttccaggttgaatctcgatactctgttgaccctacgtcgtaagggtgaccgggcacgtataaattccCGGGTATGGATATCCCCATTGAGCGATGATATGATAATTGAATGTGAactctatgcatagactcttggggatgcacgacgagggacagtctaaggttttcggacttgtcgggttggctggataaccgacagatgggccccatcagccataggacagcaTTCTCAGGACCGTATTTCTTATGCGCGtggcacttttaccatgctgagaacctccggttctcattccgtattgttttgttgtttttcagatgcaggtcgagaggctcctcgctaggcgtctggattCTGGAAAGCGAAGTAgttcttgggtgtattttggtttctatttgtatatatgtatatatatatgtagctCACTCTCCAAGTAACTTATGTATGctgctcctcttagaggttgagggAGAGATAGGAGTTTACTTTGgtattttggtatattttggggacacttatgtatgtttatatgtatatatgtatcctccggccagccttagcttcgcaggctgagtcagAGGCTAGTTATGTTGTTCCTTGACTTTTCTTTATCCCTTCGTTTATTGTTTTATCATGTTCCTATTAGGTTTCTCGGCACACAAGTAATCCTATtccttgagcgttgcgctttttgTTTTGCGATTCTTATTTACCCACTTtgtttcaaggctcctagtatattttttttcagtATTATATGTATATCTTTACTATTAGAGGTCTGTAATACCACACTACCTCTGTTCTATGACTTAAGCGTAAAACACTgtgtagtagggtgttacatattacatacgagaaaccaaaaccatgcCTTAGCCGATTTCTTTCCTAAGCCAAAAATACCCAAATTGATAAGGTCACAAGCCTTCAACACCAAAAATACAAGGCATagctaccgcacggctaatcatctgtcggttcttactTGTGTCaaaataggatctctctatccttttgcacactgtcactgcgcccaacattcgtaagtttgaaactcgtcacagtcatctccttccaaatcctactcaaaataccacagacaaagtttagacttttcagatctcaggaatgctgccaattagtgctagcctctaccacgaaggttgTAATCTCACGGACTCGGTccatggatcagagacccaagagatacacactcaagctgtcgcctaatgactacgttgaacttAGATAGAttgggagtggttgtcagtcatgcgttcATAAAGTTGaggataatgatgagtgtcacggatcatcatattctctATTTTGAAGTACGAttgagtatcttagaatagaatcaagcgtgattgaatagaaaacaatagtaattgcattaatccattgagacacaacagagctcctcacccccacctatggggtttagagactcatgccgtagaagatacaatatgagatgtaaaatgtcatgagttacaaaataaatctctaaaagtagtttttatactaaactagtaacctagttttacagaaaatgagtaactaagtgcagatagtgcagaaatccacttctaaggtccacttggtgagtgtttaggcTGAGATTTGAAGATTTTACGTGCATAgaccattcttggagttaaacgccatcttgggtgccagtttgggcgtttaactccagttttggtgccagttctggcgttttacgccagaaaagggtctctgacaaagtatgaactattagagattgctggaaagcccaagatgtctactttccaacgcaattaagatcgctccaattgggcttctgtagctccagaaaatgcaCTTCGAGTTCaagagggtcagaatccaacagcatcggcagtcctttctcagcctctgaataagatttttgctcaggttcctcaatttcagccagaaaatacttgaaattatcGAAAAAACaccaactcatagtaaagtccagaaatgtgatttttgcatagaaactaataaaaatataataaaaagtaactaaaatgtattaaaaacttcctaaaaataatgccaaaaagcgtataaattatccgctcatcaccagtTTAGAACTAGGTTTGTCTCTTGGCACCTATTTAACACTAAGGCAAGTTGATTAAGGCAATTAGGAAAGGAATCTCCAAAAACTGAAAAaacatccatgaagacttcaatgaatttttcaatcatgttTGAGAAAATAGACAACATGCATATTTGGAAAGTTGCAGGggcattgcacaatccaaaagGCATGCGCCTGTAAGCAAAAACTCCATATGGACAGGTAAATGACGTCTTTTCTTAAtctcttggatcaaccactatttgatTATAACCCGAATATCCATCAAGAAAACAGTAATATGTATGTCCTGCCAATCTCTCCAGCATCTAGTCCATAAAAGGCagtgggaaatgatcttttctaGTTGCCTCATTGAGTTTcctatagtcaatgcacatcctCCAACCTATTACTGTTCTTGTGGGGATGTGTTCGTTCTTCTCATTAGGTGCAACTGTGATCCCTCCTTTCTTTGGAACCacatggacagggctcacccatgTGCTGTCGGAAATGGGGTAGATCACTCCTGCCTGCCATAgcttattaatttctttttgaaCCACTTCTTTCATGACTGAATTCAATCTTTTTTGGGCTTGAATGGAGGGCATGGCATCATCTTCCAACaagatcttatgcatgcatatggatAAGCTTATCCCTTTTAAGTCAGCAAGggtccatccaatggcatctTGGTGCTTTTGCAACACCTTGATTAATTCATCTTCCTACTCTTGACTAAGGGAAAagttgatgatcactgggtaaCTTCCATCGCTTCCCAAGTACGCATATTTGAGAGTAGGAGGCAATGCTTTCAGCTCCagtttgggtgcttcttttgcCTTTTTC
This sequence is a window from Arachis duranensis cultivar V14167 chromosome 2, aradu.V14167.gnm2.J7QH, whole genome shotgun sequence. Protein-coding genes within it:
- the LOC127744923 gene encoding uncharacterized protein LOC127744923, which encodes MRRILQPDGIVISWELFRDEFYKKYFPTSVRNARELELLQLKQGQMTITEYTSKFEELCRFSRICQGAPEDFAEWKCIKYEGGLRSDVQSFVAPMQIWVFSELVNRSRVAEECVRRAAAERGSLRTPFQRTTGRNFAPRGRQFKRGGFVPQNNQGQGSSRKSNTSANQGRRQGKQPQQDMSCHRCGKYHSGPCRFGTGVCYSCGQPGHLASSCPEKKGYETGRVQQPGRVYTTSSIGAEGSEALIRGKCEMVGKTLNALFDSGASHTFIAFEKADELGLKIVILGYDLKVYNATHEAMVTRLGCPQVPFRVQGRDFVHNLICLPMTGLDLILGLDWLSKNRVLLDCSAKTMYFMPEDTEGPVFRVMIKT
- the LOC107474115 gene encoding uncharacterized protein LOC107474115, which translates into the protein MLKISSFLPHKLLRRHYSKGGRGDSQTLTIPSNYHNFLIRAPIAAPFAATRRACRAFQFYPNKTGFTRLDFLWVLPKDQWVKMQVERLLARRLDSGKRSSSWVYFGFYLYICIYICSSLSK